The DNA segment AGACTCTGAGTGTGAGGGAGGACAGCTTAACGACTCCACCCACGACAACAGATAGCTAGACTGGCACAAGGAGTCGCTCACAGCAGACACACTGTCATACACACTTTACACAATAACAGCTGTAGGGCATACAAATTGTACTGGAAACTGGCACAAATTAGGAAACTATTGCTTATTGTCAGATGGGCTTGGGAAACCAGTCATGATTTGAATTCGGCTGATTGATAAATGGTGCTGTCTGTTGAATGTTGCAATTGAAATATTTCCGAAAAACACGACAGTGTGATGATGAATGGTGGATTGATTGGTAAAAGTTCAAGTTGTATAATCATCCCCAACTGTCCAGAAATGTCCCAGCCAATTACCAAAATCTGCTGCTCCCCACATCTGTATTAACAACACATGTAGGCctattaacataaagttatgtaatgAGTCAACTGAGACCAAAAGAGGTCAGCTTGTATCAATGAGCATACAGGACATAGACTGActaatgtgtaaataaacagaAAGCAGAGATGCAGTACTGCTTGAACATGGCATGGGAATAGGGGCCCTCTGCCTATTATGGGACAAGGCTAAAGAGCTACAGGTCAGGATGTGAATTTCTCAGAAGCTGGAAGAATTTCCcgcacacacagcagacatgGGTGTGTGGGGGGGATGATGGCAGGAGGCCAGACAGACatcagtgtgtatgtgcataaCAGAACAGTTGGTGTGTGCAAGCTGAAGCTTTAGAATGATATGTTATCATTGTCAGCATTTGTATTTTTGCGTTTTAGTATCAGAGTCTATCCAAATTCAAGGAGTATTATATTTGGAAGTCATTTCCCACCAATTTGGGAAAACAggcttatttgcttttttttaaccaagaaTTAGATGAGAAGACTCTGCTGCTAGCAGCTAGTTAGCAAAgcctagcataaagactgggagCAGTGGAAACAACTAGCTTGACTGCAGTGTAAAAACAGTGAATAGTGGTTTTACACAGTGTTATGCATGGGACTATTTCTTCCTTGGGTCTTGTGAGATAGTCAGGCAGCCAGCAAAGACTCCAATAAATAGTCCAGCACATAACTTTTTAACACAATTTATGTGTTACCCTTTGTTTATAAGCTTTGGAGGCACTGGTAGGCACATTTTGTTAGCTTTggacagctagctagctagctgtttccccatttCCAATGTTTATGTAGAGTAAATGGACCCGCTAAATGGACTTGCATTTTTAAAGTGCCCTTATGGTCTTCCAActactcaaagtgcttttacactgtgttacattcacccattcacacacacattcctatGGTGGTGGCTGCGGCTACCGTACAAAGTTTCatctttcacacacattcacacactcactaTGGCACAACCATTAGGAGCAATtatgggttcagtatcttgcccaaggacacttccACATGCGaacaggaggagctgaagaatGAACCGCCCATGTAGGCCTaccgattagtggatgacctgtTTTaactcctgagccacagctaccccaaagctaagctaactgcttACTGTAGATTCATATCTTACGTAGAGGCACAAGAGTGGTATGAATCCTCTCATCTAATGTTCAAAATAGAAGCAAATAAGCGTATTTGCCAAAAAGTACAGGCTAGGCTATGGTCCTGTTAAAGAATCAAAGGTCCAGTCTGTAGGATTGGTGGCATCTTGTGGTAAGGTGTGCCAAGCATATAGGAGAACTACAGAGGCAAATGTGAAATGCGactggccctatctagagccagtgtttgatttgtctgttctgtgcttctgtaaaaacaacatggtggactcgtGAAAGGggacctgctccgtatttaGATATGAATAGCTTATTCATTGGTAACAAAAACCCAGAAAGTCTTAATTTTAGGTGATAATAAACTCATGGAAACACAGTTAAACATAGTGTGCCAGTAGatacccctaaatcctgcacactggaaaTTTCAATGCATAATTTATGTCTAATATTCAGCAGATAGGCTATGAATGCATAACTGTTTTTGTAATGATTGTTTGGCTCCTTAACACAAAGTTAAAAAACAGTCACAGGCATGACGGTACACTTTTtgttgttcattttatttttgttacaaaGGGTTTTTCCTGccctttgtttttaattaatagcCAGCTTTTCACTGGATTTGACGTCCTTGCTCTCTGACACCACTTTTCCATCCACCAGAGTCTGGGTGACTGTCACCACTTTGGTCTGGACTGTCTTCGAATCAACTGCATCCTCTAGTCTGGAAAAATGAACAAGAAGAGAAAAGACAAGGTTAATATGAGTCAAACTACAGTTAGTCCTTGATTATACACTGGAATTATTTTTGGCATGAAATACACTAAATTGTGTCTTGAAGTGATCTTGTAACCACGTGCTGAAATTCAgcagttgaaatgaaaatgatgcAAAGAGTATTGTATTGACACAGGCGCACTACTTTTACTTTCCATATCAATGTCACGTCATGTTTGCATGACGCTAATTTGAATCAAATTTGCAAAAGCCTgagatgaacaaagctgtaATTCATTCAGCTCACAATGCAGAGCTTTGAATGTCTGGCGCTCAGCATGCTGCATTTTTacaagcagctttttagcctcaACCTAAACTTCTGGCCTTGTCTCCTCATACTCACCTCAAGTCTGCCTCTCCGTCCAGCAGCCTCCTGTACTCGGCGATCTCTGCCTCCAGTTTCACCTTGATGTTGAGCAGGTGTTCGTACTCTCTTGTGTTGTGCTGGATGTCTGTGCGGATCTGACTGAGCTCCTCCTGCAGCTTCAGGATGATCGCGTTGTATTTCTCCATCTCCATGTTGTAACGCATCTCGATGTCACGCAAGGTTGCCTCCAGGGATGCTTTCTGCAAAGAGGCAAAGAAAGAGTTTGATTACCCATGTGACTGATGCAGTAGAGAAACAATATTACTTTTCTTGGCTTTCTTGACGAGAGTTGGATGAAAAGGTTGTCATATCtgtaaatgtgaaatgtttGTAGTGTAGAGGATGCTGATAAAGGCTTCAATCTGAAATCAGTGGTGAGGCTATGAGAGTTTATGTTGCACCACTGTAAAGCAGCACAAATGTTCTTACTAGACTTAACGCAGACTGCAGTTCAATGTCCAGGTGCTGATACCTCCTCCTAGTTTCAGACATCACAGTCGTGGCTTCCTTCAGAGCTGTTGTGCTCTCAGTCACTTGGACCTGCACCTCTGTGATCTggatacaagaaaaaaaaaatacatatagtAGGCTACATAGATAAGGTACTTAGGAAACACAACAGTCgaccaaaaaatgtatttgacgaATATCGACATTGACGAATTACCTGAGATTCATGCCATGctttcagctcctcctggttCTTCAGTGCTATCTTCTCATACTTAGCCCTCATCTCCTCCATGATCCTGGCCAGGTCTTGTCCTTTAGGAGCATCAACATCCACATGGACGCCAAACTGACTTATCTGGGCTCGCAACTCAGCAACATCCTGTTGAGGGGAAAATAGACAGGGAGTGATTTCCTGAGCTAGGTTAGTGGGGTTATCCTGTGCAAAGAGGTTCAGAGATAAAGTGACTGAATAAACTGGGCTCGGCAAAGAAGTTGGTGATATAGGCTATGCTGTATGCATGGCTGCTTTATCGAATATTTTGGTTTCCATACAGCTTAGAATTACGCCTGATGCCACTGACTACATACAGATCATTTCTGCCCATTGTCCCTCACCGTCTGATGGGTCTTCTTCAGGCTGATCAACTCTTCCCTCAGAGACTCAATATCGCTCTCCATGTGCAAGCGAATTACGTTGGTGTCATCCAGGAGCTTCCTCAGTCCGGCCACATCAGCCTCCACCGTCTGCCGCATGGACAACTCATATTCCATCCTAATGAAACATTATGTCAGATATGTTCATTTGGGAAGGAGAGCCTTTTGCATTTTGTATACAAAGAGGAACACTCACTTGACTCTGAAGTCATCTGAAGCCAGTCTTGCATTGTCAAGCTGGATAGCAAGCTGTGCATTGCCCTTGTGCATGTCAAATATC comes from the Epinephelus lanceolatus isolate andai-2023 chromosome 8, ASM4190304v1, whole genome shotgun sequence genome and includes:
- the LOC117258239 gene encoding keratin, type I cytoskeletal 18-like produces the protein MEPLIRRQSSQILGGHSTPIHRPLQMDRAYAHSVSGGAGGHGTRISTAYGVRVGSGIGGGYDYQSLSSGSTSGSLAITNEKTTMQHLNDRLASYLETVRSLEKANSHLEIKIREAIEKRGPLEGKDYSKYEAIIEDLRAKIFDMHKGNAQLAIQLDNARLASDDFRVKMEYELSMRQTVEADVAGLRKLLDDTNVIRLHMESDIESLREELISLKKTHQTDVAELRAQISQFGVHVDVDAPKGQDLARIMEEMRAKYEKIALKNQEELKAWHESQITEVQVQVTESTTALKEATTVMSETRRRYQHLDIELQSALSLKASLEATLRDIEMRYNMEMEKYNAIILKLQEELSQIRTDIQHNTREYEHLLNIKVKLEAEIAEYRRLLDGEADLRLEDAVDSKTVQTKVVTVTQTLVDGKVVSESKDVKSSEKLAIN